A stretch of DNA from Brevinematia bacterium:
TACTCTGCATTAGAGTAAATTTCCTCAATATCTTCATCCGTAATATCTCTTCCACCAAGTCCATAGATGTAGTCGTTAACAAGTAAATTCCTCCTAAGCCCAAACAACCCCGAAGTGATATCTTGATACACCGGTGAACCGGTAGTGCCAAAAGAAAGAGATCTATCCATGACTGCTAAATACTTAGCCGACGGCAAAAGTTCCAAAAGCTTCTCAATAACAAAAGGTCTATACACTCTAATCTTCACAACACCAACCTTCTTACCTCTATCCCTCAGCTTATTAACAACATACCTCACCGTCCCCGAAGTTGAATTCATAACAATAAATACTATTTCGGCATCCTCTGTCATATACCCCTCAAAGAAATCAAACTTAACGCCCGTTTTTTGACGAAACTCACAAAAAATTTCCTCTATAGTCTTTACCGACTCCTCCATCACCTTTTGAATACCTACCCTAAACTCAAAGTAGTGTGAAGGCATTGCCCACTCTCCAGCCGATATAGGATTACTAAAATCAAGAAGAGTATAGGGATAGTTATTCTTTCCAATGAACTCCTTAACGAAATTATCATCCAACACATCAACCGCTTCCACACAGTGACTAGTAATAAATCCATCTTGATTTACAGAAACTGGTAAGAAAACTTCAGGATGCTCTGATATTTTGAAGGCTAGGATGTTATTATAGTAGACCTCTTGCGGATTTTCGGAAAACAACATTATCCAACCCAGATCTCGCATTGACATTGCATCAGAGTGATCGCAATGGATATTAAGAGGCCCAGATAGAGCTCTATTAACTACATTCATTACCATCGGTAGTCTCATAGTAGAGGCTATAGCAACCATCTCCCACATTAAAGCTAGTCCTTGAGCCGAAGTAGCAGTGCTTGCTCTAGCACCAGCCATAGCAGCCCCTATAACAGCACTCATTGCACTATGCTCAGACTCAACTTGAATCATTTCTGTTTTTACAACACCATCCGCAACAAACTGAGCATACTCCTGAACAATAGGAGTTTGCGGAGTTATTGGATAAGCTGCAACAACGTCAAGATCTGCTTGTCTCATCGCCTCAGCAGCAGCCTGAGCCCCCGTCAAAGACTTTCTTATCTTACCCACACTAGACATAATTTCACCTCCTCAATCACTTTTCGGAAACCATATCTATAGCACCCTTAGGACATACATTTGCACATACACCACAACCTTTACAGTAGTCATAATCAAATCCCAACATCTTACCACCCTGGACAACCACACTATCATCAGGACAATATAACCAACATATCATACAATCTACACACTTATCCTTATTCAAAATAGGCTTAAATGTTCTCCAACCTCCAGTTTTGTTTCTAACGGATGTTCCTCCTATAGCATAACCACCTATATTCAACTTAACTTCTTTAACATCTTTACTATTAACCAACATATCCCTATCCTCCTATTATTTCGTTCATTCCCCTTTCAAAGGCAGATATATTTTTACTAACCCCCTCTTCCCCTAGCTTCTTAATGAATTTGTTCCTAATCACCTCTTTCACCTTGCCCGGATCTATAACTCCAGTAAGCTTCACTATTGCACCAAGTAGAGGAACATTTGCAAAGTTTCTACCAAAAAGACTGAGTGCTATACCCGTAGCATCAAGAGTATAAAGCTTCACATTAGCGGGAATATTATACCTACTTCTAACATCTTCGGGCTTCTCATTAGTGTTAACAATCAAAATACCATCTTCCTTT
This window harbors:
- the porA gene encoding pyruvate ferredoxin oxidoreductase — translated: MSSVGKIRKSLTGAQAAAEAMRQADLDVVAAYPITPQTPIVQEYAQFVADGVVKTEMIQVESEHSAMSAVIGAAMAGARASTATSAQGLALMWEMVAIASTMRLPMVMNVVNRALSGPLNIHCDHSDAMSMRDLGWIMLFSENPQEVYYNNILAFKISEHPEVFLPVSVNQDGFITSHCVEAVDVLDDNFVKEFIGKNNYPYTLLDFSNPISAGEWAMPSHYFEFRVGIQKVMEESVKTIEEIFCEFRQKTGVKFDFFEGYMTEDAEIVFIVMNSTSGTVRYVVNKLRDRGKKVGVVKIRVYRPFVIEKLLELLPSAKYLAVMDRSLSFGTTGSPVYQDITSGLFGLRRNLLVNDYIYGLGGRDITDEDIEEIYSNAE
- a CDS encoding 2-oxoacid:acceptor oxidoreductase family protein, whose protein sequence is MGTVKEFYDIRIHGRAGQGAKTAAQLIAESAIDVGMYAQSFPEFGAERTGAPVKAYSRISKDRIDVHYQITRPDVVVVMDDTLFNAENVVEGIKEDGILIVNTNEKPEDVRSRYNIPANVKLYTLDATGIALSLFGRNFANVPLLGAIVKLTGVIDPGKVKEVIRNKFIKKLGEEGVSKNISAFERGMNEIIGG
- the porD gene encoding pyruvate synthase subunit PorD, encoding MLVNSKDVKEVKLNIGGYAIGGTSVRNKTGGWRTFKPILNKDKCVDCMICWLYCPDDSVVVQGGKMLGFDYDYCKGCGVCANVCPKGAIDMVSEK